From one Variovorax sp. PBL-H6 genomic stretch:
- a CDS encoding DUF3102 domain-containing protein, with product MIELRLNLASDINRACEQANEKADEAIGFAKLAGTLLLEAKAALPHGEWLPWLEANVWVTPRQAQRYMQVAQGRPLPVRSLASTSLETVSSETAKTTPVSHLEVDAPRLFAGDADAAEFVPAAGYCYAVILPDTTVYAVEPSLKHPGYFFVSKMDAATDMVDYTRRPVAAGWVEVNLQYFGLENPSAVEWRMKPSAGVLEALDTFPGCAA from the coding sequence ATGATCGAACTCCGACTGAACCTCGCCTCCGACATCAATCGGGCTTGCGAGCAAGCCAACGAGAAAGCGGACGAGGCAATCGGCTTCGCCAAGCTGGCCGGCACCCTGCTGCTTGAGGCAAAGGCCGCCCTGCCCCATGGCGAATGGCTGCCTTGGCTGGAGGCGAATGTCTGGGTGACACCGCGCCAGGCTCAGCGGTACATGCAGGTTGCGCAAGGCCGGCCGCTGCCTGTGCGGTCGCTGGCCTCGACCTCACTTGAAACGGTTTCAAGTGAGACGGCAAAAACGACACCGGTGTCGCATTTGGAAGTGGATGCGCCCCGCCTCTTTGCCGGCGACGCCGACGCGGCAGAGTTCGTGCCGGCGGCCGGCTACTGCTATGCGGTGATCCTGCCCGACACCACGGTCTACGCCGTTGAGCCCTCCCTGAAGCACCCGGGCTACTTCTTCGTGTCGAAGATGGACGCTGCCACCGACATGGTCGACTACACGCGGCGGCCAGTTGCGGCCGGCTGGGTCGAGGTCAATCTGCAGTACTTCGGGCTCGAGAACCCTTCCGCGGTGGAATGGCGCATGAAGCCATCTGCCGGCGTGCTGGAGGCTCTGGACACGTTCCCGGGGTGCGCAGCATGA